A genomic stretch from Leptospira licerasiae serovar Varillal str. VAR 010 includes:
- a CDS encoding NAD(P) transhydrogenase subunit alpha, with protein MEQFVSYLTIFLIAVFVGIEVINRIPPLLHTPLMSGSNAISGITVIGAILTLHTTNHWIIQVLGFIAIVAATVNVIGGFVVTHRMLGMFKKKD; from the coding sequence ATGGAACAGTTCGTAAGCTACCTGACGATATTTTTAATCGCAGTGTTCGTAGGAATCGAGGTCATCAACCGTATTCCTCCTCTATTACATACCCCTCTTATGTCAGGCTCTAACGCCATTTCGGGGATCACAGTCATCGGAGCGATCTTAACTCTTCATACTACAAATCATTGGATTATTCAAGTATTAGGATTTATCGCGATCGTTGCTGCAACCGTCAACGTGATCGGGGGGTTCGTAGTAACTCACCGCATGTTGGGAATGTTCAAGAAAAAGGATTAA
- the queD gene encoding 6-carboxytetrahydropterin synthase QueD — protein sequence MEEIELTKEFRFDAAHFLPNVPEGHKCRRMHGHSFRFKLHLKGKVDQKTGWLMDFAEVSKVVKPLLENYLDHYLLNEIEGLENPTSENISIWLWKKLKPQLSLLYKITLNETCTSACVYNGPSEK from the coding sequence ATGGAAGAAATAGAACTTACCAAAGAATTTCGTTTCGATGCCGCTCATTTCCTCCCGAACGTTCCGGAAGGTCATAAGTGCAGAAGGATGCATGGGCATAGCTTTCGATTCAAATTACATCTGAAAGGTAAGGTGGACCAAAAAACGGGTTGGTTAATGGACTTCGCGGAAGTCAGCAAGGTTGTTAAACCTTTGCTCGAAAACTATCTAGACCATTATCTTCTGAATGAAATAGAAGGTCTAGAAAATCCAACCAGCGAAAATATCAGCATCTGGTTATGGAAAAAACTTAAACCTCAACTTTCTCTTTTATACAAGATCACTTTAAACGAAACCTGCACAAGCGCATGCGTTTATAACGGACCTTCCGAGAAATAA
- the queC gene encoding 7-cyano-7-deazaguanine synthase QueC: protein MSSSSRSNSVRTKSHSKNPKAVVLFSGGLDSTTCLYQAVQDGYSPIALSFDYNQKHKQELKSAKKITKLLEVPHLIQKLNPEFFQGSSLTEKKIKVPKNSLGHSEIPNTYVPGRNILFLSFGVSLAEGIGAKRLYIGVNALDYSGYPDCRPEFIKAYSDAIRIGTKTGSEGHPLEICTPLQFLDKKEIVLLGSKLGVPFSMTHSCYDPIGGKPCGKCDSCLLRKKGFQEAGVPEK, encoded by the coding sequence ATGAGTTCTTCTTCGAGGTCGAACAGTGTTCGAACAAAATCTCATTCTAAAAATCCGAAAGCGGTCGTTCTTTTTTCAGGCGGATTGGATTCTACCACTTGTTTGTACCAAGCCGTCCAAGACGGTTATTCTCCTATCGCTCTTTCCTTCGATTATAATCAAAAACATAAACAAGAACTGAAATCGGCCAAAAAGATCACAAAACTTTTAGAAGTGCCTCATCTGATCCAAAAATTAAATCCTGAATTTTTCCAAGGTTCTTCTCTTACTGAAAAGAAGATCAAGGTGCCTAAAAATTCTTTAGGACATTCCGAGATCCCGAACACTTATGTTCCCGGTAGAAATATTTTGTTTTTATCTTTCGGAGTTTCTTTAGCGGAAGGTATCGGAGCCAAAAGACTCTATATTGGTGTGAATGCTTTAGATTATTCCGGTTATCCGGATTGCAGACCTGAATTTATAAAAGCATATTCGGACGCGATCCGAATCGGGACCAAAACAGGATCCGAAGGTCACCCTCTTGAGATCTGCACTCCTTTGCAGTTCTTAGACAAAAAAGAGATCGTGTTATTGGGCTCTAAATTGGGTGTTCCGTTTTCTATGACTCATTCTTGTTATGATCCCATCGGAGGCAAACCCTGCGGAAAATGCGACTCCTGCTTGCTTCGAAAAAAGGGTTTTCAGGAAGCAGGCGTCCCGGAAAAGTGA